The following nucleotide sequence is from Streptomyces caniferus.
CGCGGCAGGCTGAGTAACCTGCGCCGCGGTGTCCAGCAGGGACGCAACGTCGGCACGGACCCCTCCGGGGTCCCCCAGAATGACCAACAGGGCTACGGCCCCGGCAGCACCTACGATCAGGAGCGTTAGTGTGAGCCCGATGAGCCAGGCGGCGCAGAATCTGAACTGGTTGATCACCAACTTCGTGGACAACACCCCCGGGGTGTCCCACACGGTCGTGGTCTCCGCGGACGGGCTGCTCCTTGCCATGTCCGAGGGCTTCCCTCGTGACAGAGCCGATCAGTTGGCGGCGGTGGCCTCCGGCCTCACCTCGCTGACCTCCGGCGCTTCCCGCATCTTCGAAGGCGGGAGCGTCAACCAGACCGTGGTGGAGATGGAGCGCGGCTTCCTCTTCATCATGTCCGTCTCGGACGGATCGTCGCTGGCCGTGCTCGCACACCCCGAGTGCGACATCGGCCTGGTCGGCTACGAGATGGCCCTGCTGGTCGACCGCGCGGGCACGGTGCTGACGCCGGATCTGCGCGCCGAACTGCAGGGCAGCCTTCTCAACTAAAAGACAGGCAGTGCGTTTCCCGCCACCGCGCCTTATGGTTCGGTGGCGCGACCGGCGTCAGACAGGCAAGTTGGAGGAGGAGACGTGGCAACGCCCCCGAGCGGATACCCGTATGGTTCCGGGCAGGAGTCCGGGCCTGTGGGCGAGACCCATCACAACCGCTTCAACTTCCCGTCTGCGCCGAGCCAGCGGCAGC
It contains:
- a CDS encoding roadblock/LC7 domain-containing protein, whose translation is MSQAAQNLNWLITNFVDNTPGVSHTVVVSADGLLLAMSEGFPRDRADQLAAVASGLTSLTSGASRIFEGGSVNQTVVEMERGFLFIMSVSDGSSLAVLAHPECDIGLVGYEMALLVDRAGTVLTPDLRAELQGSLLN